DNA from Candidatus Aegiribacteria sp.:
TAACAATCATTACTACTGCGACAAGGCTGTACTAACATCGATTATCGCTGCCATACCTTATGGAATTACCAGAACCTTAGAGAATATAGTGGGATCTGAAATATCACCACCAGCTTGCAGGTATATCGCTGAGCGTCTTTCAGCCGGCATTTCTTTTATACTTCTTATGCTCTTCATGATAAAGGAGCTGAAGAGATCAGAAAAACCTCTATTTCTTCCGGTACTGGCTCTTGGGACCGGGAGCATTCTGCTTCCATATTCAACTCTGCTTTACGGCCATGTACCAGCGGCGTTTTTTCTCTTTATGAGCTATTATTGCCAGAACAGAAATAAATACCTTCAAGCGGATATCTTCGGTGCAATAGCAGCTGCAACGGAATTTCCTGTGATGCTTCCATTTCTGATACTTGCGGTTTATCGCGGCAGGAAATACTGGAGTCCAGTCAAGATACTGCGTCTGGCAGGAATTATCCTGCTTGCATTCATGCCTCAGCTTATTCACAACTGGATCGCCTTCGGCAGCCCCCTGACCATGGGCTACTCACTGGAAACGGTCGAAGCTTTTGAGGGAATGAATCAGGGGCTTTTCGGTTTTACTCTCCCTTCCCTCAGAGCAATCTATATACTGCTTCTATCACCTGAAAGAGGTCTTTTCTTCTACATGCCATGGGCAGTCCTGGGAATCGCAGGATTTTTCATCAGCAAACGTTTTACTTCAGTACTGAAAACAAATCCGCTTCCATTGATAACAGTTTCATACATCCTGCTCTTCTCTGCTTATTATATGCCAACAGGCGGATGGGCTTTCGGTCCAAGGCATCTTATTCCAGTAATACCGTTTTTCGCAATAGGGCTCGCAAAATTCGCATCATTAAGCAGAAAACATCTGTTCATGGCTGTCGTTCTCGTACTGCCATCAATACTCATCGCACTTACCGGTACATTCGGAGAAGTACATCAACCTGTTCATGCGATTGAGAATTCACTTCCCATTCCGCAATGGAATATCGGCATAACAATGATGTCTGATGGCCATCATTCACTCTGGCTGCTTGGTTCCATGGGATCTGTGATCGCTTTTATTATTTTACTTCTTCTCTGGGGAGCTGTACTGAAAAATAGTAAATTCACGTGGAGAGGAATCGCTGGATTACTCATATGGATCCTGCTTATTATTCCATCCGGGTTTAAGCACTGGGGTGGAAAAACAGATTATTACAGAGGAGTTCTTGCGGAGCACAGACAGGAGTGGGCTCTTGCAGCTGAATATTACAAAGCCGCAATCCTGGATCCTTCAGCTCCAGAAATTGTCCTTGACAGGTTTGAATTCTGCAGATCAATGTATTTGATCGATGAAGGTTATGAATTGGAATTTTAGACAATGTATAATTTAGAACCATGAGTTATGGTTTGACTCAACCATATACTGCATTGTATGATTATTTAAGAATAATTCATCAGATATTAAGGAAATTAATGTGGCAAATTTCGCGGTAACAGGGGTTGCTGGATATATAGCTCCGAGGCATCTCGATGCTATTACAACCAACGGGCATAAAATTGTCGCCGCATTGGATCCGCATGATTCCGTGGGCATTCTGGACAGGTATTGTCCCGATGCTAGATTCTTTCCCGAACCGGAAAGATTCGATCGGCATATAGAAAAACTTCGAAGAACAGGTGAAGATATTCGGATCCACTGGATGAGCATCTGTTCGCCTAATTATCTTCACGATGCACACATCAGAATGGCCTTCCGGGTGGGAGCTGACGTTATCTGTGAAAAACCAATCGTTCTTAACCCCTGGAATCTCGACGCTCTTCAGGAACTGGAGGGTGAATCCGGATGCCGTGTGTGGTCGGTTCTGCAGCTCAGACTTCACCCTTCGATAATTACTTTAAAAAAGCGAATCAGTGAAGAGAATCCCGATAGAAAATATGAAATCGAGCTGACGTATGTAACGCCGCGCGGACCGTGGTATCTTTCATCCTGGAAGGGCAATACAGAGCGCTCTGGCGGACTTGCCACAAATATCGGTGTACACTTCTACGATATGCTTATCTGGATCTTCGGAGCTGTCGAAAAGAGTGAAATTCATTTATCTGAGCCAACTCGCTGTTCCGGGTTTCTTGAACTCGAGAAAGCACGGGTCAAATGGTATCTATCAATAAACAGAGATGATTCACCACTGTTCAATGAAAATAATGAACCTTCGACCTATCGAGTTATTTCAATCGATGATGAAGAGCTGGAATTCACGCAGGGATTTACGGGTCTCCACACTCAACTTTACAAGAAGACTCTTGCCGGATCTGGTTTCGGAATCGAAGATATACGGCCATCCATACAGCTGATACATAACATTCGCGGATCAGTTCCTATTGGAATAAACAAAAACTCGCATCGATTTGCCGTAAAGTAAGGATTGATATGTCCGATTTCTTTGTTCACGAATCAGCTTATGTAGATAAGGGTGCCGCTATCGGCAGGGGAAGCAGTATCTGGCATTTCAGCCATATCATGGCCGGGGCGGAACTGGGTGAAGGATGCACCCTCGGTCAGAATGTCTTCATTCAGAGTGACGTAAAAATCGGTAATTACTGCAAGATACAGAACAATGTTTCTGTTTACGAGGGTGTAATCCTCGAAGATTATGTTTTCTGCGGACCTTCAATGGTCTTCACAAATATAAAAGATCCCAGGTGCAAATATCCTCAGAGAGGTTCGGAATTCTATGTTACAACACTGGTTAAGGAAGGAGCATCCATCGGAGCAAATGCCACCATCGTATGCGGCAATACTATCGGAAGACACTCATTTATCGGTTCAGGAGCCGTGGTAACCAGTGATGTTCCCGATTATGCTCTAATGGTTGGTATTCCCGCAAAACGAGTTGGTTGGGCATGCGAATGCGGGAAAATTCTACCTGAATTTGACAGAAATATTCAGTGTCCCAGGTGTGGAATAGAATATTATCTGGATGAAGACGGACGGTTGGTTCACAATGTACAGGAATAAGAAAATAGGCATCGTTGTTCCAGCATACGATGAAGAAACACAGATCGAGCACACCATCCGCTCAATGCCGGATTACGCTGACAGAATAATCGTAGTCGATGACTGGAGCAAAGACCGCACTGTGGAGATCGTCGAGCACCTTGCGGAAACTGACAATCGCATTCTTTTAATCCGCCATGAGAAGAACGGCGGCGTCGGCAAGGCTATAGGAACCGGTTACATCTGGTGCAGAGAAAATGATATTGATGTCGCTGTAGTGATGGCTGGCGACGGCCAGATGGATCCGGATGACATGCCCGCGCTTCTCGATCCAGTCGTGGAAAACCGCGCTGACTATACAAAAGGCAATCGCCTTATCACAGGAGAGGCGTGGAAGAAAATCCCCCGTGTTCGGTATCTCGGCAACTCCGCCCTTACTTTACTTACGAAAATAGCCTCCGGTTACTGGCACGTTACCGATTCTCAAACCGGATACACCGCTCTGAATCATAAAGCTCTCCACCTGCTTCCCCTCGAAGACATCTACCCTCGATACGGCATGCCGAACGATTTTCTTGTAACCTGTAATATCTACAATATGCGTGTGATGGATATACCTATCAATCCGGTTTACGATATAGGCGAGAAGAGCGGCATAAAAATATCGAGAGTTCTTTTTACTCTACCTCTGCTGCTGCTTCGGCTTTTTTTCCGTCGAATGGTACAGAAATATATTATTCGCGACTTTCATCCTCTTATATTTTTCTACGCCTTCGGCTTCTTTCTGTT
Protein-coding regions in this window:
- a CDS encoding Gfo/Idh/MocA family oxidoreductase codes for the protein MANFAVTGVAGYIAPRHLDAITTNGHKIVAALDPHDSVGILDRYCPDARFFPEPERFDRHIEKLRRTGEDIRIHWMSICSPNYLHDAHIRMAFRVGADVICEKPIVLNPWNLDALQELEGESGCRVWSVLQLRLHPSIITLKKRISEENPDRKYEIELTYVTPRGPWYLSSWKGNTERSGGLATNIGVHFYDMLIWIFGAVEKSEIHLSEPTRCSGFLELEKARVKWYLSINRDDSPLFNENNEPSTYRVISIDDEELEFTQGFTGLHTQLYKKTLAGSGFGIEDIRPSIQLIHNIRGSVPIGINKNSHRFAVK
- a CDS encoding acetyltransferase, coding for MSDFFVHESAYVDKGAAIGRGSSIWHFSHIMAGAELGEGCTLGQNVFIQSDVKIGNYCKIQNNVSVYEGVILEDYVFCGPSMVFTNIKDPRCKYPQRGSEFYVTTLVKEGASIGANATIVCGNTIGRHSFIGSGAVVTSDVPDYALMVGIPAKRVGWACECGKILPEFDRNIQCPRCGIEYYLDEDGRLVHNVQE
- a CDS encoding glycosyltransferase family 2 protein — protein: MYRNKKIGIVVPAYDEETQIEHTIRSMPDYADRIIVVDDWSKDRTVEIVEHLAETDNRILLIRHEKNGGVGKAIGTGYIWCRENDIDVAVVMAGDGQMDPDDMPALLDPVVENRADYTKGNRLITGEAWKKIPRVRYLGNSALTLLTKIASGYWHVTDSQTGYTALNHKALHLLPLEDIYPRYGMPNDFLVTCNIYNMRVMDIPINPVYDIGEKSGIKISRVLFTLPLLLLRLFFRRMVQKYIIRDFHPLIFFYAFGFFLFLLDIPLIIRLFYFWATSSYIPKINALAILFCTFIGLQSILFAML